Proteins found in one Apostichopus japonicus isolate 1M-3 chromosome 16, ASM3797524v1, whole genome shotgun sequence genomic segment:
- the LOC139983609 gene encoding uncharacterized protein: protein MFLSKTNKMHLCQVFLLIAVVVCSLNTVTCRSLRRGPSGHFPRNNGRNRRIRPKVTTTTTTTSRATAVADITNVVMPSPSALTTLCPVSETESTESASQCAQTTADEFRLVQNVATHVDDALEPLNQRALCRWRYARNNKNNARIPVELPEVTCESRRYNGTYSCREVWSKTLVLYRGDCINGTYTYTVGVEEYATACVPTEVSTQ from the exons ATGTTTTTATCAAAAACCAACAAAATGCATCTGTGTCAA GTTTTCCTACTCATCGCTGTTGTTGTGTGCAGCCTAAATACTGTCACCTGTCGGTCTCTTCGGCGAGGACCAAGCGGCCATTTCCCCAGAAACAATGGTAGGAATAGACGTATAAGACCGAAAGTGACCACTACAACTACTACAACCAGTAGAGCTACCGCTGTGGCTGACATCACTAACGTTGTCATGCCTTCACCTAGTGCACTGACCACTCTCTGTCCAGTCTCTGAAACTGAAAGTACCGAATCCGCGAGCCAATGTGCTCAGACGACTGCTGACGAGTTTAGATTAGTACAGAATGTTGCTACCCATGTAGACGATGCGCTCGAACCTCTGAATCAACGCGCTCTGTGCCGATGGCGTTAcgcacgtaacaacaaaaacaatgccAG AATTCCAGTTGAACTTCCAGAGGTCACATGTGAGTCACGACGGTATAACGGAACTTATTCTTGCAGGGAAGTCTGGTCCAAAACCCTGGTCCTTTATCGCGGTGACTGTATCAACGGGACTTACAC GTATACAGTCGGCGTGGAAGAATATGCAACAGCGTGCGTACCTACGGAGGTTTCTACACAGTGA